A stretch of the Sphingobacterium thalpophilum genome encodes the following:
- a CDS encoding family 43 glycosylhydrolase, translating into MKKNKIISFVTLLLLHVSHYICAQVYHNGPVEKDFAGYLFAYFKGNAVQDEAVCFAISTDGYTYRALNGNRPVLDSKLISKTGGVRDPHVLRGVDGRTFYMVLTDMTSSKGWDSNRGMVLLKSQDLLHWSYSKIDIQQRFAGQESLKRVWAPQTIFDAEAKKYLVYWSMKHGDGPDIIYYAYANPDFTDFETEPRVLFTPRNGLSCIDGDIIEKNGLFYLFYKTEGHGNGIKVAITDGLTSGKWVEQPGYKQQTKDAVEGSSVFKRNQSSQYVLMYDVYGKGKYQFCVSDDLDRFKVIDHEIDMDFHPRHGTIIPITRQELAVLTANWGVPQDITIGLKKNPVLNGFYADPDVLYSHKTKKYYIYPTSDGFDGWGGFYFKTFSSTDLENWKDEGVILDLKKDVPWGPRNAWAPSIVEKKKGNDYKYYYYFTAAQKIGVAVADLPTGPFKDSGKPLIDFKPAGVKGGQEIDPAVFHDPKSGKSYLYWGNGYLAVAELDRDMVSIKKNTVKVLTPDKTFREGAYVIYRNGLYYFFWSENDTRNEDYRVRYGTSTSPYGPITVPENNLILQKDISKGIYGTGHNSVLQVPGKDEWYIVYHRFSYPDGIGMGDAAGFHREVCIDRLYFDKQGNILPVEPSN; encoded by the coding sequence ATGAAAAAAAATAAAATTATATCCTTTGTTACTTTATTGTTGCTGCATGTTTCGCACTATATATGTGCTCAGGTCTATCACAATGGACCGGTCGAAAAGGACTTTGCTGGCTATTTATTCGCTTACTTTAAGGGTAATGCTGTTCAAGATGAAGCTGTATGCTTTGCCATCAGTACTGATGGATACACGTATCGGGCGCTAAACGGCAATCGTCCGGTGCTGGATTCGAAGCTAATCAGCAAAACTGGTGGCGTGCGCGATCCACATGTATTGCGAGGTGTGGACGGCAGGACTTTTTATATGGTGCTGACTGACATGACTTCGTCTAAAGGATGGGACTCCAACCGTGGTATGGTCTTGTTGAAATCCCAAGATTTACTCCATTGGTCATATAGTAAAATCGATATCCAGCAACGATTTGCAGGGCAGGAATCGTTGAAGCGCGTATGGGCGCCCCAGACCATATTTGATGCTGAAGCTAAAAAATATCTGGTGTATTGGTCGATGAAACATGGAGATGGCCCAGATATTATTTACTATGCCTATGCCAATCCGGATTTTACAGATTTTGAGACCGAGCCACGGGTACTGTTTACCCCAAGAAATGGTCTGTCTTGCATTGATGGAGACATTATAGAAAAGAATGGTCTTTTTTATCTGTTCTACAAAACAGAAGGACATGGCAATGGGATTAAAGTGGCTATTACTGATGGCTTGACTTCGGGAAAGTGGGTAGAACAACCAGGATATAAACAACAGACCAAGGATGCTGTGGAAGGCTCTAGCGTATTCAAACGTAATCAATCTAGTCAATATGTCCTGATGTATGATGTTTACGGTAAGGGAAAATATCAGTTTTGTGTATCGGATGATCTGGATAGATTCAAGGTAATCGACCATGAGATCGATATGGATTTCCATCCACGTCATGGGACAATTATACCGATTACTAGACAGGAATTGGCGGTATTGACTGCGAACTGGGGTGTACCGCAGGATATTACTATTGGTTTAAAGAAGAATCCTGTTCTTAACGGGTTCTATGCGGATCCGGACGTGCTTTACTCCCACAAAACTAAAAAATACTATATCTATCCAACAAGTGATGGATTTGATGGCTGGGGAGGTTTCTATTTTAAAACCTTTTCATCCACGGATCTGGAAAACTGGAAGGATGAGGGCGTAATCCTTGATCTGAAAAAAGATGTTCCCTGGGGGCCCCGTAATGCATGGGCGCCTAGTATCGTTGAGAAAAAGAAAGGAAATGATTACAAATATTACTATTATTTCACGGCGGCGCAAAAAATAGGTGTTGCGGTAGCTGATCTGCCGACGGGGCCTTTCAAGGATTCGGGCAAACCATTAATTGATTTTAAGCCTGCTGGTGTGAAGGGAGGCCAAGAAATCGATCCGGCTGTCTTTCATGATCCGAAGTCTGGCAAAAGTTATTTATATTGGGGAAATGGCTATCTCGCTGTTGCGGAACTTGATCGAGATATGGTCTCCATCAAAAAGAATACGGTCAAAGTGTTGACGCCAGACAAGACATTTCGCGAAGGTGCATACGTTATCTATCGTAATGGGCTTTATTACTTCTTCTGGTCGGAGAATGACACCCGTAATGAAGACTATCGCGTGCGTTATGGAACCTCTACTTCACCTTATGGGCCAATAACAGTCCCCGAAAACAATCTGATCTTGCAAAAGGATATATCTAAAGGGATTTATGGTACGGGTCACAACTCGGTGTTGCAGGTTCCAGGCAAAGATGAGTGGTATATCGTATATCATCGGTTTAGTTATCCTGATGGAATAGGTATGGGAGATGCGGCGGGTTTTCATCGAGAAGTGTGTATAGACCGACTTTATTTTGATAAGCAGGGTAATATCTTGCCCGTTGAGCCGAGCAATTAA
- a CDS encoding DUF3823 domain-containing protein, whose amino-acid sequence MKIKILKIYAIVFSLTLTACEYDNFETPKSVLSGQITHGGAAVQIRNNGPELELWQDGFALRSKISVYADQNGHFSAELFDGRYKLTRLSNAPWLQQPTDTILVEVKGNTTINVPVTPYFSVPNVSASFSGNAVTCGFEVSKVLESAQVDDVRLFISTTTIVDNVNNEQNEGFNLANLAFGQSMSMTASLNDLLLRKAAKLNIDQLFVRIGVRSKSAGEYNFSSVEKIKIK is encoded by the coding sequence ATGAAAATAAAAATTTTAAAAATATACGCTATCGTGTTCAGTCTAACGCTAACAGCTTGTGAATATGATAATTTTGAGACGCCCAAGTCTGTTTTGTCCGGCCAGATAACCCATGGGGGAGCGGCTGTTCAGATACGTAATAATGGACCTGAGCTGGAACTTTGGCAGGATGGATTTGCTCTTCGATCAAAAATTAGTGTGTATGCTGACCAGAACGGACATTTTTCAGCGGAACTTTTTGATGGCCGATATAAATTGACCCGGCTAAGTAATGCACCTTGGTTACAGCAGCCTACAGATACCATTCTTGTGGAGGTCAAAGGGAATACAACAATAAATGTACCCGTCACTCCATATTTTAGTGTGCCGAATGTGAGCGCGAGCTTTTCGGGCAATGCGGTAACTTGTGGTTTTGAGGTATCCAAAGTTTTGGAGTCGGCACAAGTGGACGACGTGAGACTATTTATCTCAACGACCACTATTGTGGACAACGTGAACAATGAGCAAAATGAGGGATTTAATCTTGCTAACTTAGCTTTTGGACAAAGCATGTCAATGACTGCTTCACTAAATGATCTACTGCTAAGAAAGGCTGCTAAATTAAATATTGACCAGCTTTTTGTGCGTATTGGCGTGCGTTCTAAATCTGCTGGAGAATACAACTTCAGTTCCGTTGAAAAAATTAAGATAAAATAG
- a CDS encoding RagB/SusD family nutrient uptake outer membrane protein, whose translation MKKIYMGMALFATLLFNSCNHDDWFDRDSKALITDDQLWNDPTMLTSLLANYYDRLPTMHGVFNTGGMTELDDAMWSGHRDQNWRNDFQFGDDYGRYWDYGFIRDINLSLENIEKLSVQLSDSQKKQYIAELRFIRAFVYFELVKRMGGVPIVTTQLIYDFSGDPTPLQVARAKEHQVYDFIYNELQEIKNDLQDNQASKTRANKYTVLALQSRAMLYAASLAKYNNLMATPISTPGGEVGIPAAMAMDYYTKSLVASKEIIAGPYSLYSENPDKGANFYDMLNKKTGNEVIFAKDFAVGLKVHRFAYDNILKSMTEDNESSSTISPSLSLVESFDYLDGAKGVLHDRDANGNYIAYQNIQDIFANKDARLYGTVIYPGTLFRGRSASIQAGVAIWNNNRYQLYVAPRLGQQLDEELGKPYAGGLWTGFDGPQIDAQDVSNTGFYIRKFISDAPAASTRGTSAANWWPWFRLGEVYLNAAEAAFELGQSDAVQYINALRVRAGFPENSITLLTMDIIRNERRVELAYEDHRFFDLKRWRLAHLVWNGSENDDNAVVRGLYAYRIARPGHPDNGKFIFERVRPNRFRKARFFRLANYYASIKQSAIDANPKIVRNPYH comes from the coding sequence ATGAAGAAAATATATATGGGAATGGCGTTGTTTGCGACGCTATTATTCAACAGCTGCAACCATGATGATTGGTTTGACCGCGATTCCAAAGCGCTGATTACGGATGATCAGTTGTGGAACGATCCGACTATGCTCACCTCTTTATTAGCTAATTATTATGACCGTCTGCCAACAATGCATGGTGTCTTTAATACGGGGGGAATGACTGAACTGGATGATGCGATGTGGTCGGGTCACAGGGATCAGAATTGGCGAAATGATTTTCAGTTTGGCGATGATTACGGGCGTTACTGGGATTACGGGTTTATCCGAGACATCAATCTTTCTTTGGAAAATATCGAAAAGTTAAGTGTACAGTTATCGGATTCCCAAAAGAAACAATATATTGCCGAACTGCGTTTTATTCGTGCGTTTGTTTATTTCGAACTGGTTAAGCGCATGGGGGGAGTACCCATTGTCACAACGCAGCTGATCTATGATTTCAGTGGCGACCCTACACCTTTGCAGGTTGCGCGTGCCAAAGAACACCAGGTGTACGATTTCATTTATAATGAACTTCAGGAGATCAAAAATGATCTGCAGGATAATCAAGCTAGTAAAACACGGGCAAATAAATATACCGTTTTGGCGCTGCAAAGCAGAGCAATGCTGTACGCGGCTTCTCTGGCAAAGTATAACAATTTGATGGCTACGCCGATCAGCACGCCTGGTGGGGAAGTTGGTATTCCTGCGGCCATGGCCATGGATTATTATACCAAATCTCTGGTGGCGTCTAAAGAAATCATTGCGGGGCCGTATTCGCTGTACAGTGAAAATCCGGACAAGGGCGCTAACTTTTACGATATGCTAAATAAGAAGACGGGGAATGAGGTGATCTTTGCTAAGGATTTTGCAGTTGGACTGAAGGTGCACCGCTTTGCCTATGATAACATTCTGAAGAGTATGACTGAAGACAATGAATCATCTTCAACGATTTCTCCTTCGCTTTCGTTAGTGGAGAGCTTCGATTATCTAGACGGCGCGAAAGGTGTTTTGCATGACCGCGATGCCAACGGTAACTATATTGCCTACCAAAATATCCAAGATATCTTTGCGAATAAAGATGCTCGTTTATATGGTACGGTTATTTATCCAGGAACATTGTTCCGTGGCAGGTCGGCAAGCATACAAGCTGGAGTTGCCATCTGGAACAATAATCGCTATCAACTGTATGTCGCTCCTCGTTTGGGGCAGCAGCTCGATGAAGAGCTGGGGAAACCATATGCCGGCGGTCTGTGGACAGGTTTCGATGGGCCGCAGATAGATGCGCAGGACGTGAGTAATACTGGCTTTTATATTCGAAAGTTTATAAGCGATGCTCCCGCAGCGAGCACACGAGGTACTTCTGCCGCAAATTGGTGGCCTTGGTTTCGGCTAGGAGAGGTCTATTTAAATGCTGCGGAAGCGGCCTTTGAGCTGGGTCAGTCGGATGCTGTCCAGTATATCAATGCCCTGCGAGTTAGAGCTGGATTCCCCGAAAATAGCATAACTTTATTAACCATGGATATCATCCGAAACGAACGTCGTGTAGAATTGGCCTATGAAGACCATCGTTTTTTTGACTTAAAAAGATGGCGTCTCGCTCATCTGGTCTGGAATGGCTCAGAAAATGATGATAATGCCGTTGTGAGAGGCTTATATGCCTATCGGATCGCCAGACCAGGCCATCCAGACAATGGAAAGTTCATTTTCGAACGGGTACGTCCTAACCGGTTTAGAAAGGCACGCTTTTTCCGCTTAGCAAATTATTATGCTTCGATCAAACAGTCGGCCATCGATGCCAATCCAAAGATTGTTAGAAATCCTTATCACTAA
- a CDS encoding SusC/RagA family TonB-linked outer membrane protein, with product MNNLKIVSLYTMLSAMPTLLYAQEKVTGQVVNKANEPIIGASVLIEGGGKGTSTDKSGKFELNANKGLLVVSFVGYKTYKVPLNGTTNLRIELESDDHILEDVVVVGYGTQSKRNITGAVSNIKSDDIVRTSSTTTAGALAGKVQGVSVRAKDARPGRGAAIEIRNMGNPLYVIDGVAYGGQTGTDWVGTQNGSGADIFNSLNLEDIESISILKDAAAAVYGFRASRGVVLITTKKGAKGEKAKININGYQGWQNLTRFPKMANAAQYTRGLVEAAQNSNNPDQTPQSVYTPEELAKWQAGTEPGYQSYDYYSMVVRKNIPQRYINANITGGGQKSNYFLSAGHLQQEAMIKDFNYKRTNLQANMEAEVLPGLTVGSQISGRHEGTQDVGLPGGDGYFSSILAIMKNRPTVGPYANDNPNYPAHTHDFAYNPALFDRDIAGYKDNSYLAGNVNLFASYKTKIGLSAKGTVSYNYTSNKFDGFQYTYDVYRYENDMYKATDGSAAGWRYNTARDIVSRFAQFQLDYNKKIGDHSLSAMLGYERSDWDRTLRVLSANPSNNYIPIIKMDELNGLTDEWSYEARAGYIGRINYNYKGKYLLELLGRYDGSYLYYKGKQWGLFPGASLGWRISDESFFASLKNVVNDLKIRASIGQTGLEEGVDMHGYLAGYDWGAGNAILDGKFVNGLRPRGIPIRNLSWVKNTNYNIGIDVTMFNSKLTMTADAFKIIRTGAPAPRYDVLIPEEVGYSLPNENLNKNGYFGAEGIITYTDKVGELDYVVSGNITFSRYKSLETYKPRFGNSWNEYRNSAEDRWGGVWWGYQVVGRFESMEQIQNHPINNDGNGNRDQLPGDLIYKDVNGDGVINDMDQRPIGYPTGWAPMLTFGGKIGLNWKGADLNIDFAGGAIQSWFQDYELRNAFHGGGNSPAYLLEDRWHRKDPYDPNSEWIPGYYPAIREGNSGPNAKNSDFWLTNVRYLRVRNLELGYNLPRQIVQKISADKVRIYVNASNLFSFDNVRKFQIDPEIEAPAAVVYPQQKVVMVGFNITF from the coding sequence ATGAACAACCTAAAGATTGTTTCCCTTTACACTATGTTGAGTGCGATGCCAACGCTGTTGTATGCGCAGGAAAAGGTGACGGGGCAAGTGGTTAACAAAGCAAACGAGCCGATTATTGGCGCTAGTGTATTGATCGAAGGCGGTGGAAAGGGAACCTCAACAGACAAATCGGGGAAATTTGAGCTGAATGCGAATAAGGGGCTGCTTGTGGTCTCCTTTGTAGGATACAAAACCTACAAGGTGCCATTGAATGGAACAACTAATTTAAGAATCGAATTGGAAAGCGATGATCATATCCTGGAGGATGTTGTGGTCGTTGGCTATGGCACCCAGTCAAAACGGAATATCACGGGGGCTGTTAGCAACATAAAGTCTGACGACATCGTTCGGACATCCTCGACGACTACTGCTGGCGCGCTGGCGGGGAAAGTTCAGGGAGTATCTGTGAGAGCAAAGGATGCTCGCCCGGGGCGAGGAGCTGCTATTGAAATCCGGAACATGGGGAATCCCCTTTACGTCATTGATGGAGTTGCCTATGGCGGGCAGACAGGTACAGACTGGGTCGGTACGCAAAATGGCTCAGGAGCGGATATTTTTAACTCGTTGAATCTAGAAGATATTGAAAGCATTTCCATATTAAAGGACGCTGCTGCAGCCGTCTACGGTTTTAGGGCTTCCCGAGGGGTCGTACTGATTACAACTAAAAAGGGAGCTAAAGGAGAAAAAGCAAAAATTAATATCAATGGTTATCAAGGATGGCAAAACCTGACACGATTTCCAAAGATGGCAAACGCGGCACAGTATACCCGCGGATTAGTGGAGGCGGCGCAAAATAGTAATAATCCCGATCAAACACCACAGTCCGTCTATACACCGGAAGAACTTGCGAAATGGCAAGCCGGAACCGAGCCGGGGTATCAAAGCTATGATTATTATAGCATGGTGGTCCGCAAGAATATTCCTCAACGGTATATCAACGCAAATATTACAGGCGGAGGGCAGAAGTCAAACTATTTCCTCTCCGCTGGTCACTTGCAACAAGAGGCTATGATTAAAGATTTTAATTATAAACGAACCAACTTACAGGCTAATATGGAAGCGGAGGTATTGCCGGGACTGACAGTTGGATCTCAGATTTCCGGACGTCATGAAGGAACTCAGGATGTGGGTTTACCTGGAGGCGATGGTTATTTTTCTTCGATTTTAGCGATTATGAAGAATAGACCGACAGTAGGACCCTATGCGAATGACAATCCCAATTACCCAGCTCATACACACGACTTTGCGTATAACCCAGCCTTATTTGACCGGGATATTGCCGGTTATAAAGACAATTCGTACTTGGCGGGGAATGTTAACCTATTTGCTTCCTACAAAACGAAAATTGGTCTGTCGGCAAAAGGTACGGTCTCGTATAACTATACAAGCAATAAATTTGATGGTTTTCAATATACTTACGATGTATATCGTTATGAAAACGATATGTATAAGGCGACAGACGGCAGTGCGGCGGGATGGCGATACAATACCGCCAGAGATATTGTATCGCGATTTGCGCAGTTCCAGCTCGATTACAATAAGAAGATCGGTGATCATTCGTTGTCGGCAATGCTAGGGTATGAACGGTCAGATTGGGACCGTACGCTCAGGGTATTAAGTGCAAATCCCTCAAATAACTATATCCCGATAATAAAAATGGACGAACTGAACGGACTAACCGATGAATGGTCTTATGAGGCTCGTGCGGGCTATATTGGCCGTATAAACTATAACTACAAAGGAAAGTACTTACTGGAGTTATTGGGAAGATATGACGGCTCATATTTATATTATAAAGGTAAACAGTGGGGGCTATTTCCGGGGGCCAGTCTTGGCTGGAGAATATCGGATGAGTCTTTTTTTGCTTCATTAAAGAATGTGGTTAACGATTTGAAAATCAGGGCTTCAATAGGTCAGACGGGTCTGGAAGAAGGAGTAGACATGCATGGCTATTTGGCCGGCTATGATTGGGGTGCAGGCAACGCTATATTGGACGGAAAATTTGTAAACGGTTTGCGACCTCGTGGCATTCCGATACGAAACCTGTCGTGGGTAAAAAATACAAATTATAATATCGGTATTGATGTAACCATGTTTAACAGCAAGTTGACGATGACGGCAGACGCATTCAAAATCATACGGACCGGCGCACCAGCACCACGGTATGATGTGTTAATACCGGAAGAGGTGGGCTATTCCCTGCCGAATGAAAATTTAAATAAGAACGGGTATTTTGGCGCAGAAGGAATCATTACTTACACGGACAAAGTTGGGGAGCTGGACTATGTCGTCAGCGGCAACATCACCTTTTCCCGTTACAAAAGTCTGGAGACTTACAAACCGAGATTTGGGAATTCGTGGAACGAATATAGAAATTCTGCCGAAGACCGGTGGGGTGGCGTATGGTGGGGGTACCAGGTGGTCGGACGATTTGAGTCCATGGAACAGATACAAAACCATCCAATCAACAACGATGGAAATGGCAACCGTGACCAATTGCCGGGCGATTTGATCTATAAAGATGTCAACGGGGATGGGGTCATTAACGACATGGATCAACGGCCAATCGGATATCCTACGGGTTGGGCTCCCATGTTAACCTTCGGCGGGAAAATAGGGCTCAACTGGAAAGGTGCTGACCTGAACATTGATTTTGCGGGCGGGGCTATACAGTCGTGGTTTCAAGACTATGAATTGCGTAATGCTTTCCATGGAGGCGGCAACTCGCCGGCTTATCTCCTGGAGGACAGATGGCACCGAAAGGATCCTTACGATCCAAACAGTGAATGGATTCCCGGCTACTATCCGGCCATTCGAGAAGGCAATTCGGGCCCGAATGCGAAGAATAGCGATTTTTGGCTGACAAATGTCCGCTATCTGCGCGTCCGAAATTTGGAGTTGGGCTATAATCTTCCAAGACAGATCGTTCAAAAAATTAGTGCCGACAAAGTACGGATTTATGTGAATGCTTCCAATCTGTTTTCATTTGACAATGTACGGAAATTCCAGATTGATCCGGAGATTGAAGCTCCTGCGGCGGTAGTATATCCGCAACAGAAAGTAGTTATGGTCGGATTTAATATCACTTTTTAA